ATTCTTCTAGGTGATTCAATGTATACTGTCTTTTAGTATGCTCATTTGGGAATAATGAAGGGTATTCAGTAAAGTGTTgatcaagttttgaaatgtaaCTTTCAACATCCTTATTAGGATCGAATTTCCCTATCTCTGGTACATGCTtcgataatatttttgcaaaaaggtttattaaatgttcGTCTGATGTTTGAATTCCATCCAAATTCTCTGGTCTCCATCGTTTTGCTCTTGCTTTCATATAACGATAATTTGCGTAGGACATTGTATATGTTTCCCTTTGGGAGATTTCAAAAGGGATAACAGTCCTTCCAAAGTTCTTTCTCCTTTGAACCCAGAAGGagagaaatatatatatttatgatatatatttattcaataattcctttttcctaAAAGGAGTTAATTGTAGATCACAAGAGTTCAGTTattgtaagctacgcagtttggtatctgatttaaggatacgtagaactgcggtgagttttccttgtgatctattatattacaatacacaggttgtataagtagcaactgagtataggtattgtattaactgggttataatgttacctatcactaatatagctcataactgaactgaggaacgaggttcagcagtagctctatttatagtattcagataatattgatcttaatagattatcattaagatcaatctccatatcgtatcatacatggtacgatatataattagaacatgtgacatatagtgatactcaacgtagtgtattatagcgtagtgtagtattgctgacatcgtttaattgtttttgtttttttcctaTAATATATATCCCCAATCTTTCATACACTTTATTACTTCGGCGTTTGTTTGCTTAACTTCTTAGTAAAATGGCAGTTTCCCGATTgctaattttaatttgccTATACAGCTTCGTCACATTCGCATATCCTAAAGTCACTCAAGACTATCGAAATCACCTCCCCATAAAATTCGCTAAGCGATCAGAAGTTACACCAAATACTTCTTTAGCTCAATGTCCCAAATATGTAACTGTTTACTCAAGTGGGTCGTCGCATTATATTTCAACGATTTATCCCGTGAATAAGACCCATCATACTGAATACACGACGCTTACAGATGGCTCAATTGATACTTACACCATTACAGCGAAAACCGACACCGGAACAGATGTAGTTGTAGTGGAGACTTCAGCTAATACAATAACGACTACTCTTTATTCTGGTAGTCTCGAGTTTACTACTACTCTTGACTCGGCAAATGGGACTACCCCTGCAACCATTGAAGTAGTTGAACCTGCGGCAGGGACCGTTACCACTACAATTTACTCTGGAACTACACCATTTAACACAACGCTTGCTTCCGCAACTGATACTGTTCCTGGCACTGTTGAGGTAGTTGAGCCTGAAGCTGGAACTGTCACTACTACTGTATATTCTGGCACTCAAGAGTACACCACAACGCTTGCTACAGCCAGTGGTACTGTTTCAGGCACTGTTGAAGTAGTGGATACAGCAGCTGGAACTGTTACTACTACAATTTACTCTGGAACTACACCATTTAACACAACGCTTGCTTCCGCAACTGATACTGTTCCTGGCACTGTTGAGGTAGTTGAGCCTGAAGCTGGAACTGTCACTACTACTGTCTATTCTGGTACTCAAGAGTACACTACCACACTTGCTACAGCCAGTGGTACTGTTTCAGGCACTGTTGAAGTAGTGGATACAGCAGCTGGAACTGTTACTACTACAATTTACTCTGGAACTACACCATTTAACACAACGCTTGCTTCCGCAACTGATACTGTTCCTGGCACTGTTGAGGTAGTTGAGCCTGAAGCTGGAACTGTCACTACTACTGTATATTCTGGCACTCAAGAGTACACTACCACACTTGCTACAGCCAGTGGTACTGTTTCAGGCACTGTTGAAGTAGTGGATACAGCAGCTGGAACTGTTACTACTACAATTTACTCTGGAACTACACCATTTAACACAACGCTTGCTTCCGCAACTGATACTGTTCCTGGCACTGTTGAGGTAGTTGAGCCTGAAGCTGGAACTGTCACTACTACTGTCTATTCTGGTACTCAAGAGTACACTACCACACTTGCTACAGCCAGTGGTACTGTTTCAGGCACTGTTGAAGTAGTGGATACAGCAGCTGGAACTGTTACTACTACAATTTACTCTGGAACTACACCATTCAACACAACACTTGCTTCCGCAACTGATACTGTTCCTGGCACTGTTGAGGTAGTTGAGCCTGAAGCTGGAACTGTCACTACTACTGTATATTCTGGCACTCAAGAGTACACCACAACGCTTGCTACAGCTAGTGGTACTGTTTCAGGCACTGTTGAAGTAGTGGATACAGCAGCTGGAACTGTTACTACTACAATTTACTCTGGAACTACACCATTCAACACAACACTTGCTTCCGCAACTGATACTGTTCCTGGCACTGTTGAGGTAGTTGAGCCTGAAGCTGGAACTGTCACTACTACTGTCTATTCTGGTACTCAAGAGTACACCACAACGCTTGCTACAGCTAGTGGTACTGTTTCAGGCACTGTTGAAGTAGTGGATACAGCAGCTGGAACTGTTACTACTACAATTTACTCTGGAACTACACCATTTAACACAACGCTTGCTTCCGCAACTGATACTGTTCCTGGCACTGTTGAGGTAGTTGAGCCTGAAGCTGGAACTGTCACTACTACTGTATATTCTGGCACTCAAGAGTACACTACCACACTTGCTACAGCCAGTGGTACTGTTTCAGGTACCGTTGAAGTAATTGAACCTGCTGCAGGAACCGTCACTACTACTGTATATTCTGGCACTCAAGAGTACACCACAACGCTTGCTACAGCCAGTGGTACTGTTTCAGGTACCGTTGAAGTAATTGAACCTGCTGCAGGAACCGTTACTAGTACTGTCTATTCTGGTACTCAAGAGTACACCACAACGCTTGCTACAGCCAGTGGTACTGTTTCAGGCACCGTTGAAGTAATTGAACCCGCTGCAGGAACCGTTACTACTACTGTTTACTCTGGTACTCAAGAGTACACTACCACACTTGCTACAGCCAGTGGTACTGTTTCAGGCACCGTTGAAGTAATTGAACCCGCTGCAGGAACCGTTACTACTACTGTCTATTCTGGTAGCGAGGTATATACTACAACTCTCGCTTCTGCTTCCGAATCTGTCCCCGGAACTGTTGAAGTAGTAGACCCAGAAGCTGGAAGTGTCACCACTACTATCTATTCTGGTAGCGTAGAGTACACTACTGTTCTTGCTGATGCAAGTGGATCTGTTACTGGGACTGTTGAAGTTGTTGAACCGGCTGCAGGAACTGTCACCACTACTGTTTACTCTGGTAGCGAGGTATATACTACAACTCTTGCTTCTGCTTCCGAATCTGTCCCCGGAACTGTTGAAGTAGTAGACCCAGAAGCTGGAAGTGTCACCACTACTATCTATTC
This portion of the Schizosaccharomyces pombe strain 972h- genome assembly, chromosome: I genome encodes:
- a CDS encoding glycoprotein → MAVSRLLILICLYSFVTFAYPKVTQDYRNHLPIKFAKRSEVTPNTSLAQCPKYVTVYSSGSSHYISTIYPVNKTHHTEYTTLTDGSIDTYTITAKTDTGTDVVVVETSANTITTTLYSGSLEFTTTLDSANGTTPATIEVVEPAAGTVTTTIYSGTTPFNTTLASATDTVPGTVEVVEPEAGTVTTTVYSGTQEYTTTLATASGTVSGTVEVVDTAAGTVTTTIYSGTTPFNTTLASATDTVPGTVEVVEPEAGTVTTTVYSGTQEYTTTLATASGTVSGTVEVVDTAAGTVTTTIYSGTTPFNTTLASATDTVPGTVEVVEPEAGTVTTTVYSGTQEYTTTLATASGTVSGTVEVVDTAAGTVTTTIYSGTTPFNTTLASATDTVPGTVEVVEPEAGTVTTTVYSGTQEYTTTLATASGTVSGTVEVVDTAAGTVTTTIYSGTTPFNTTLASATDTVPGTVEVVEPEAGTVTTTVYSGTQEYTTTLATASGTVSGTVEVVDTAAGTVTTTIYSGTTPFNTTLASATDTVPGTVEVVEPEAGTVTTTVYSGTQEYTTTLATASGTVSGTVEVVDTAAGTVTTTIYSGTTPFNTTLASATDTVPGTVEVVEPEAGTVTTTVYSGTQEYTTTLATASGTVSGTVEVIEPAAGTVTTTVYSGTQEYTTTLATASGTVSGTVEVIEPAAGTVTSTVYSGTQEYTTTLATASGTVSGTVEVIEPAAGTVTTTVYSGTQEYTTTLATASGTVSGTVEVIEPAAGTVTTTVYSGSEVYTTTLASASESVPGTVEVVDPEAGSVTTTIYSGSVEYTTVLADASGSVTGTVEVVEPAAGTVTTTVYSGSEVYTTTLASASESVPGTVEVVDPEAGSVTTTIYSGSVEYTTVLADASGSVTGTVEVVEPAAGTVTGTLTSGSQFFTTTIAQASGSVSGNVEVIEPSGSTVTSTIYSGSESFTTTLAVGSGTIPGTVEVILPAPTTIYTGTVATTITYSSSSTPVSTVVVIPTAVCSGVRGLQYAVYNYDISASKSKFCVSSGNTDVAAFTQPAYFGSSSLDQSSPLFTGVLSSTAALPEWTSSYYLPDYPPDATAMESTRCNCKAIVYQFFFRVPYTDTYELNVYNVDDVFYGWFGDKAISGWSNTNYDAYAYWHVTTGQTGMGSFSMGTLTQGSFLPIRLIVANGGGKGGFNFDFSSSTDTYAATSYAYTATCTQSFLPFGLGNGGIDN